A window of Panicum virgatum strain AP13 chromosome 8K, P.virgatum_v5, whole genome shotgun sequence contains these coding sequences:
- the LOC120644459 gene encoding acetylajmalan esterase-like isoform X1 yields the protein MAAAAARDAKLSCPTLLSLLLLLRMLVVEPAAACSVDAIYSFGDSIADTGNLLREGPVGFFASIGSYPYGQTIRKPTGRCSDGLLIIDYFAMALNLSLVSPYMDKDADFASGVNFAVAGATALDRAVLLQGGVMMPPASVPLSTQLGWFRSHLNATCGSQEDCGKKLAGALFLVGEIGGNDYNYGFFQGIRSIETMKTYVPQVIKTIMDVAKEVIELGATQIIIPGNFPIGCSPSYLSLFSLSGTGDFDDRGCLKSYNAFAQHHNEQLQAGIDDLRKANTDVTIIYADYYGAFMHLLDHASILGFEQDSLLRACCGAGVGYNFNMNLMCGVAGTSVCANPAGRVSWDGIHLIQQAYRAIALSLLVEGFAQPADAVQEIWSC from the exons ATGGCGGCTGCTGCAGCTCGGGACGCCAAGCTCTCGTGCCCGACACTTTTGAgcttgctcctgctgctccgGATGCTCGTcgtggagccggcggcggcgtgctccgtGGACGCGATCTACAGCTTCGGCGACTCGATCGCGGACACGGGCAACCTGCTGCGCGAGGGCCCCGTGGGTTTCTTCGCCTCCATCGGCAGCTACCCGTACGGGCAGACAATCCGGAAGCCCACCGGCCGGTGCTCCGACGGCCTCCTcatcatcgactacttcg CGATGGCGCTGAATTTGTCTCTGGTGAGCCCGTACATGGACAAGGACGCCGACTTCGCCAGCGGCGTCAACTTCGCGGTGGCTGGCGCCACGGCGCTAGACCGGGCCGTCCTGCTGCAGGGCGGCGTCAtgatgccgccggcgagcgtgccGCTCAGCACTCAGCTCGGCTGGTTCAGGTCGCACCTCAACGCCACCTGCGGCTCACAAGAAG ATTGCGGGAagaagctcgccggagcgctGTTCCTGGTAGGGGAGATTGGGGGAAACGACTACAACTACGGCTTCTTCCAGGGGATAAGGTCCATCGAGACCATGAAGACCTACGTGCCTCAGGTCATCAAGACCATAATGGACGTCGCCAAG GAGGTGATTGAGTTAGGAGCAACCCAGATCATCATCCCGGGGAACTTCCCGATCGGGTGCTCGCCGAGCTACCTCTCCCTCTTCTCACTGTCCGGCACCGGTGACTTTGACGACAGGGGCTGCCTCAAGAGCTACAACGCCTTCGCCCAGCACCACAATGAGCAGCTCCAGGCAGGCATAGATGATCTGAGGAAGGCCAACACTGATGTCACCATCATCTACGCCGACTACTATGGCGCCTTCATGCACCTGCTTGATCATGCTTCCATCCTAG GGTTCGAGCAAGACTCACTTCTCCGGGCATGCTGCGGAGCAGGAGTGGGGTACAACTTCAACATGAACTTGATGTGCGGCGTGGCAGGCACGAGCGTGTGCGCGAACCCGGCGGGCCGCGTCAGCTGGGATGGCATCCACCTCATCCAGCAGGCATACAGAGCCATCGCGCTGTCCCTCCTCGTGGAAGGGTTCGCCCAACCGGCTGATGCCGTGCAAGAGATCTGGAGTTGCTAA
- the LOC120645650 gene encoding uncharacterized protein LOC120645650 translates to MVDDEFLAGREEARRWAREVYEDIVKRMDELFTDSDYGSYSDMYDTDTDDDEEEVALSPLASQLPFPLFPGCGICDFFNGFGWWWSWCAVQPTGDNGATRAPIVVDLQREPGLSSKSIVLQFDSKSQQVSASALRHSLQDRLSKGASGGSRRGRADEIYLKLRTSTAPPLKLIDLPGIDQRAVDDSMNVGRRLPTAPAEMEPAATPHFFTQIFPEEVANLDWVPDGYVFFQCSLGLGIHHRLVLTLD, encoded by the exons ATGGTGGATGACGAGTTCCTGGCTGGCAGGGAGGAGGCCCGGCGGTGGGCGAGGGAGGTGTACGAGGACATCGTTAAGCGTATGGATGAGTTGTTCACTGATTCTGACTATGGGAGCTACTCGGATATGTACGACACTGAcactgatgatgatgaggaggaggtTGCTCTGTCTCC CCTAGCATCTCAGCTCCCTTTCCCCCTCTTCCCTGGTTGTGGCATCTGTGATTTTTTTAATGGATTTGGGTGGTGGTGGTCGTGGTGTGCGGTGCAGCCGACAGGGGATAACGGGGCAACGCGGGCGCCGATAGTGGTGGATCTGCAGAGGGAGCCGGGTCTCAGCAGCAAGTCCATCGTGCTCCAGTTCGACAGCAAGTCGCAGCAGGTGTCCGCAA GTGCCCTCCGGCATTCACTGCAGGACAGACTCAGCAAGGGGGCATCTGGTGGATCACGGAGGGGCCGCGCTGATGAGATTTACCTCAAGCTGCGGACAAGTACAG CTCCCCCATTAAAGCTGATTGATTTACCTGGGATAGACCAGCGAGCTGTTGATGATTCCATG AATGTGGGGCGGCGGCTGCCCACAGCACCGGCGGAGATGGAGCCTGCAGCGACGCCACATTTCTTCACCCAGATTTTCCCCGAGGAGGTTGCTAATCTTGATTGGGTTCCTGATGGGTACGTCTTCTTCCAATGCTCCTTAGGATTAGGAATTCACCATAGGTTAGTGCTAACTTTAGACTAG
- the LOC120644459 gene encoding acetylajmalan esterase-like isoform X2 gives MAAAAARDAKLSCPTLLSLLLLLRMLVVEPAAACSVDAIYSFGDSIADTGNLLREGPVGFFASIGSYPYGQTIRKPTGRCSDGLLIIDYFAMALNLSLVSPYMDKDADFASGVNFAVAGATALDRAVLLQGGVMMPPASVPLSTQLGWFRSHLNATCGSQEDCGKKLAGALFLVGEIGGNDYNYGFFQGIRSIETMKTYVPQVIKTIMDVAKEVIELGATQIIIPGNFPIGCSPSYLSLFSLSGTGDFDDRGCLKSYNAFAQHHNEQLQAGIDDLRKANTDVTIIYADYYGAFMHLLDHASILGR, from the exons ATGGCGGCTGCTGCAGCTCGGGACGCCAAGCTCTCGTGCCCGACACTTTTGAgcttgctcctgctgctccgGATGCTCGTcgtggagccggcggcggcgtgctccgtGGACGCGATCTACAGCTTCGGCGACTCGATCGCGGACACGGGCAACCTGCTGCGCGAGGGCCCCGTGGGTTTCTTCGCCTCCATCGGCAGCTACCCGTACGGGCAGACAATCCGGAAGCCCACCGGCCGGTGCTCCGACGGCCTCCTcatcatcgactacttcg CGATGGCGCTGAATTTGTCTCTGGTGAGCCCGTACATGGACAAGGACGCCGACTTCGCCAGCGGCGTCAACTTCGCGGTGGCTGGCGCCACGGCGCTAGACCGGGCCGTCCTGCTGCAGGGCGGCGTCAtgatgccgccggcgagcgtgccGCTCAGCACTCAGCTCGGCTGGTTCAGGTCGCACCTCAACGCCACCTGCGGCTCACAAGAAG ATTGCGGGAagaagctcgccggagcgctGTTCCTGGTAGGGGAGATTGGGGGAAACGACTACAACTACGGCTTCTTCCAGGGGATAAGGTCCATCGAGACCATGAAGACCTACGTGCCTCAGGTCATCAAGACCATAATGGACGTCGCCAAG GAGGTGATTGAGTTAGGAGCAACCCAGATCATCATCCCGGGGAACTTCCCGATCGGGTGCTCGCCGAGCTACCTCTCCCTCTTCTCACTGTCCGGCACCGGTGACTTTGACGACAGGGGCTGCCTCAAGAGCTACAACGCCTTCGCCCAGCACCACAATGAGCAGCTCCAGGCAGGCATAGATGATCTGAGGAAGGCCAACACTGATGTCACCATCATCTACGCCGACTACTATGGCGCCTTCATGCACCTGCTTGATCATGCTTCCATCCTAGGTAG GTGA